The sequence aatagaatgtatttaagtaagagaaaagaatgagaaagaatgaaatgaaattcaagtaacttttatttatttatttgtggaatTAAAGTAACTTTgattagatgttttaaaataaaggaatggaaatgaatgaaatgtaagtaatcttTTTTGGGAGTAATatagagggaatgaaatgaaatcatattatgacaatattactattagactcctatttcaaaataaaagtttgaataTATAAGgatattttgggagtttttgtaaaaaattcattaaatttaatttcattccctcccattcctcccaatttcgagGGAATGAAAAATTGAGGTTTTAAGAGAATAGATTGGAATGAGCATTTCCTCTTACCGATTGTATTTcctcctacttaaactcccaaataagagAATAAACTTTTCATtctctccattaaaactcccaaataaagaaagggaagaatattctaaaattatttttttcattcatttccatttcatTCTATTCTCTTCTCCCAAACGAGGTCAGAAGGAATggaataaaatcattttatgacaatattactattagacttcttttttaaaataaaatgttaaatatatagggctattttgggagttttaataaaaaattcattaaatataATTCTATTAACTCTCATTCCTTCTAATTTTAggggaataaaaatttgagatcttaagagaatagagagaaatGAGTATTCCCTCTTACTTATTacattccctcccacttaaattttcaaacaagATAATGAACTCTCCATTTCTTCTATTAAACCTCTCAAATAAGGAAATAGAAGAATactataaaattattcttttcattctattccaatccctcctcccaaacgaggacttagaatgaaaaaaattgtaatttgccaatcatttttaaaatggaGGCTCTATATCTATTCACATTTCACCAAGCAACTCACCACAAATCTCTTCGCGGCGCCTAGAGCCGAATAGAAGCATCCAGAACACATTTAGACCgcacttaaaacttaaaaatgagattaaaaaaaaattaaaactaattaattaattaaaactaaaatcacTCTAAAACCCTTTATATATACCGCACATCATTCCTACGTTTTCTTCTATTCCGCATTTTCGCtgtttctctcactctctctctctcgctgtTTGTCTCTTCGTGTGTCACTGTAACCTTAAAGCCGTTAAGATGAGGTATGTTTCTTCACGCTCTATGCAATCGTTTAATCTGTAGCATttttattcatcatttttttttaaataaatatattaaggTTATAGAAACCCTAAGCTTCGATGTTTCCTAGGTTGTTTGTgtttctgtttggttactgagaaaGAAAAGCTTGAACAATTTTTAAGTTTAggtttaccttttttttttaaaaaaaaaaaaattgacagttGACTGAGCTAAACTGCTAAACCAGGTGGTTGTAGACTTGTACTAGGCTCccttggatttttatttttggtttatctTATTTGGGAAAACAAACAGAAGTTAGGGTTTGAGTTAAGTTGATTGATTAGGGAATGGTTTCATTTTCTATCACTATTTTTATTACTGAGAAAATGAATGGCAATGAAAACCAAACGAGTTTCTGAGTTTTGTGTTGTTTTCTAGGATTTTTGTAtggcatgtatatatatatatatatatatatatattctcggAAACCAAACGGAGGGTTAGGGTTTAAGATTGTTTTATAAGCTCAGGGTAGGTtccctctgtgtgtgtgtgtgggggtcCTACAGTTGTGGGGGACTAAAGACTGAGAGGgataatatatatatctgaTACACAAGATATCTTCTCGTGCTAGGTTCCATAATTGAATTTATTGCATGATGAGCGCACGTTTGAAATGCGTTTGTTTTCTTCTCATTGATTTGTTGTATGCAGAAGTTACTGTAAATTACTGCATTGATGCTTAGAATTATGATATTGCTTTTgttctaaattaattttttagtgtTGTTATATTTGAttgtaaattttaattagaaggTAGTGtggttgtttggtttttttttattcagctAAATGCTAAGGATTGAACAGAGCGTGGATCACCCAATCCTTGTGATGATTTTATGAACAACAAGCTTTATAGTTTGGCATTGTTCTATTATCTGTGTTAATTGACTTGTTTATGTTGGAAGTGTTGATTCTAATggtaaaaatcattttaataaattggactctgttatgttttaaattttttggtcaaaataCAATGTTACTCCCCAAACTTTAGCCCATGAGTGATTTTAGTTCCTGAAGTTTAAAGTGCTTGTTATTAGTTCCTAACAAACTTAAATTgatcacttttagtccctatggAGTGATAAATTGtcagtttttagtttgattACATCAACTAAGGGACTAAAATTGATCATTTAAATTTCTGGAACCAGTAATATAtttaagccaaaaaaatttgagagtAAAATCTCATCATGGCATGAGAGCTAATATGACCTATCTATagatttaagaaaaagaaaggggcAATAGTTTAGAACTAATATTTCATTAAGCTTACACCTTGCTCTTTCTGTCTTGTTGTTGCTTTTAAGTGTTTTGATATGTCAGCTAGAATTTGATAAAAAGatattggaatttttttctctttctttgaccTCTTCTTCGTTCACAATACAATACTTCTGATTCCACAACCATCAGTATAGTCAAGGTGTTCTGATTTGTAGTGATTGGTGAAACTAGGTTATGTGTGCTTGTATCTACAACAGATGAAAGGAAATGGAATTGCTAACTGACAAGTCTATGCAAAGATTGTATATTCAAGAACATGGTGACTGCAGAGTTGAAGTATGTTTAGAATGGCAGATGTTGAAGACTAGACTAATTGTGTCTGTATAATAAATGAGTTTTTCTATAAAACTCTTTCTTGTCCTAACTTCTTTTCAATTTCCAAATTTCAGTCGTCATCCTACCGTGAAATGGGCCCAGAGTTCTGATAAGCTTTTCATTACGATTGACTTGCCGGATGCCCAGGATGTGAAGCTTAAACTGGAGCCTGAAggaaaatttttcttctctgCTACCACTGGAGCAGAAAAGATACCTTATGAAGTTGACATAGATCTGTATGATAAAGTTGATGTAAATGTATGACACAAATCATAATAATCTCTCCTTTTTATTGTTACATCCTTTTGAACAACATTTGTATTAACATGACATTCTGCAGGAGAGCAAGGCTAGCATTGGCTTGAGAAATATCTGCTACCTTGTGAAAAAGGCCGAGAACAGGTGGTGGAGCAGATTGTTGAAGCAGGAAGGAAAACCTCCTGTTTTTTTGAAAGTTGATTGGGATAAATGGGTTGATGAAGATGAGGAGGAGCCA is a genomic window of Quercus lobata isolate SW786 chromosome 2, ValleyOak3.0 Primary Assembly, whole genome shotgun sequence containing:
- the LOC115975483 gene encoding co-chaperone protein p23-1-like isoform X2: MSRHPTVKWAQSSDKLFITIDLPDAQDVKLKLEPEGKFFFSATTGAEKIPYEVDIDLYDKVDVNESKASIGLRNICYLVKKAENRWWSRLLKQEGKPPVFLKVDWDKWVDEDEEEPENKLGSDTDFGDFDFSNLNMGGGQGFNTDASGKDDEIDDDSDTEEEPSAGGEPHAEDSHGVETGGKPDARA
- the LOC115975483 gene encoding co-chaperone protein p23-1-like isoform X1, whose translation is MVTAELNRHPTVKWAQSSDKLFITIDLPDAQDVKLKLEPEGKFFFSATTGAEKIPYEVDIDLYDKVDVNESKASIGLRNICYLVKKAENRWWSRLLKQEGKPPVFLKVDWDKWVDEDEEEPENKLGSDTDFGDFDFSNLNMGGGQGFNTDASGKDDEIDDDSDTEEEPSAGGEPHAEDSHGVETGGKPDARA